One window from the genome of Amaranthus tricolor cultivar Red isolate AtriRed21 chromosome 9, ASM2621246v1, whole genome shotgun sequence encodes:
- the LOC130824178 gene encoding autophagy-related protein 8C-like codes for MIMSKSSFKLQHPLERRQAEAARIREKYPDRIPVIVEKTEKSDIPDIDKKKYLVPADLTVGQFIYVVRKRIKLGAQKAIFIFVKNILPPTAAMMSAIYEEHKDEDGFLYMTYSGENTFGAF; via the exons ATGATCATGTCGAAGAGTTCTTTCAAGTTGCAACACCCTCTCG AACGAAGACAGGCGGAAGCTGCTCGTATTAGGGAGAAATATCCGGATAGAATTCCT GTTATTGTTGAGAAGACCGAAAAAAGTGACATTCCGGACATTGACAAGAAGAA GTACCTTGTTCCTGCTGATTTAACTGTGGGGCAATTCATCTATGTGGTGCGCAAGAGGATAAAACTCGGCGCCCAGAAGGCCATATTCATTTTCGTAAAGAATATTCTACCCCCCACTG CTGCCATGATGTCAGCTATTTATGAGGAACACAAAGACGAAGATGGTTTCCTTTACATGACCTACAGCGGTGAGAACACATTTGGAGCTTTTTAA